The DNA sequence AGACTCTGGATTCGGTTGAAGACGGTATGGATGAAGTCGATCGCCGACTGTCCCTCCGTCTCGCGCCCGCCGTCGTAGCCGCCGCTCGCGCCGGAATCCGCGGCGCGCGACAATTCGCTCACGTCGTAGTGGGTGATGAAGATGCCGTCGACTCCACCGGTGAACATGAGCACGCGGTCATCCTTGCTCGCCGCGACCTCGCGCGCGAGCACGTCGAGTTCAGCGACCATGCGGCCGTTCATGAAGTTCATCGGCGGATTGACGAAGGTGCACTGCACCACGCTGCCATCACGTTCCACTTGTAGGTATTGGAATGCCATCGGCGCTCCTGTCCTCCCGTCTACCGGCTCAACAGAAACGCGCGCGCGGGTAGAAAGTCGCGCTCAACTGAGGTGCCACGCGCCGTCCGCTTGCGTCACGCGACCTTCCTTTTCCAGCTTGCGCAGGTGAGAGGTCACCGACATGGCGGCGGCGGTGTGCAAGAACTCGGGCACATCGGTGTACATGCGCTTGACCAGCGCCGGTGCGTCGGTCACGCCGGCGCGCAATCCCGCCACCACCTGCTCTTCGCGCAGCAGGCGATGAGCGATGTACTGCTCGATCTTTTCGCGCGGGTTGCGAATGGCAGGACCGTGGGCGGGATAGATCACGGCAACGTCGAGGGTGAGCAGCCGGCGCAAAGAATCGAGATAGTCGATCAAGTCGCCGTCGTCGCCGATCACCGTGGTGCCGGCACCCAACACGACATCGCCGGTGAACAGTGCGCGCTCCTCTTCGAGATAGAAGCAGAGATGGTCGCGCGCGTGGCCGGGCGTGAAAATCGCGCGCAGCGTGGCGCCGTCGGTGCTGACCACCGCGCCGTCCTCGATCGCGGTCGAGTCGAAGCCGATATCGCGACCGGGCCACGGCTTCTTCGCCACCGGCAGCGGGCCGAAGCGTTGCTGAATCGCCGGCACGCCGCCGACGTGGTCGGGATGCACATGCGTGAGCACGATCTCCTGCAACCCGTCGGCATTGCGCTCGCTCACGGCCTGTTCGAGTAGCGGCAGATACGCGGGGACTCCTTGGCCGGTATCGAGCAGCAACGGTCGCCGCCCGGTGCCGATGAGGTACGTGTTGGTGCCGGGTCCCGTGAATGCGCCCGGATTCTGTCCGAGCACGACCGTGACCCGCGGGCTCCACGCATCGATGT is a window from the Deltaproteobacteria bacterium genome containing:
- a CDS encoding beta-lactamase-like protein 2; translated protein: MADSGGKTRVVTDSMLGLHMKDIDAWSPRVTVVLGQNPGAFTGPGTNTYLIGTGRRPLLLDTGQGVPAYLPLLEQAVSERNADGLQEIVLTHVHPDHVGGVPAIQQRFGPLPVAKKPWPGRDIGFDSTAIEDGAVVSTDGATLRAIFTPGHARDHLCFYLEEERALFTGDVVLGAGTTVIGDDGDLIDYLDSLRRLLTLDVAVIYPAHGPAIRNPREKIEQYIAHRLLREEQVVAGLRAGVTDAPALVKRMYTDVPEFLHTAAAMSVTSHLRKLEKEGRVTQADGAWHLS